From one Anticarsia gemmatalis isolate Benzon Research Colony breed Stoneville strain chromosome 20, ilAntGemm2 primary, whole genome shotgun sequence genomic stretch:
- the LOC142981630 gene encoding uncharacterized protein LOC142981630, producing the protein MSGDYPFAAKIVSPVKCNEKPWDLWISEIGHLSPRRDDDATFTSPAAVDAKGSASVRRVHDSHPYKQAETRHARYRRAGLNRLKYESMSLHGLFPQMDNLNAAVCHMCGVIVKCSAAYRHLLESHSGTEPLLPPPPPASTVKSRSRHKKEAPPPPIPVDIHPVKMDPSPVHTATPPLSRIVLPQPDLQYLDEASTSSSVTPEVKVCMESGELPVVSIQDDLALGENITDDIFAIMNSEGIQSADDITNAADWKNIIRDIGNMSEINFTQPTDNVQTPDLYAPIHTPSLAAYTLTDTDLSSIQFTPNVPSSPMLPTVIETNVLSTPALKPAPAPATPTTKSRPKTSKTKFNLREYDPNKHCGVVTAENPKPCTRSLTCKAHALSLRRTVEGRSKPFDTLLAEHRASRDAGAAAAAAPAVAPAPPAPAHHAPAPPPLVPPAAVPINLPPLLVNNAIDLGPYNGLTPEQQVNDIYASLLNVDDPNSVLPDTTSITSLLSQPLGAEPFLMPDDAEIPQDVPILSISSPLERTPVRTDDKVEEGPVPLVPADVCWYSSCPRPLALCTFNAAHAGGAITLGKKFATVRSNIKSSLSRSQCKSSGSANNYYYNQNAMALTKSVHMNASKTNKPEVRKLIVTCSGAGVGGASGLGAGSKEVQQTLSELFGGAEVRHALNGHVERRGRAPSLKHAPGKRPPPAVLDLGFSLDPLLADEKC; encoded by the coding sequence ATGTCCGGCGACTACCCGTTCGCGGCGAAAATTGTAAGCCCCGTGAAGTGCAATGAGAAGCCTTGGGACCTGTGGATCAGTGAAATAGGGCACCTGTCGCCGCGGCGGGACGATGATGCCACATTCACGTCGCCGGCGGCGGTGGACGCGAAGGGGAGCGCGTCCGTCCGGCGCGTGCACGACTCGCATCCCTACAAGCAGGCGGAGACGAGGCACGCGCGGTACCGCCGTGCGGGCCTCAACCGCCTCAAGTATGAGAGCATGAGCCTGCACGGCCTGTTCCCTCAGATGGACAATTTGAACGCTGCAGTGTGTCATATGTGTGGAGTGATAGTGAAGTGTAGTGCGGCTTATAGACACTTGCTTGAGTCCCACAGTGGGACTGAGCCTCTACTCCCGCCCCCGCCGCCCGCTTCCACAGTCAAAAGTCGCAGCCGACATAAAAAGGAAGCACCTCCACCTCCCATCCCTGTAGATATACACCCAGTGAAAATGGATCCTTCCCCAGTACACACTGCCACACCACCATTATCAAGGATAGTCTTACCGCAGCCTGACCTACAGTACTTGGATGAGGCCAGCACATCTTCCTCTGTCACACCAGAGGTCAAGGTGTGTATGGAGAGTGGAGAGTTACCAGTTGTTAGTATACAGGACGATCTTGCTCTTGGTGAGAATATAACAGatgatatttttgcaataatgaATTCTGAAGGCATCCAGAGTGCAGATGATATCACAAATGCTGCAGATTGGAAAAATATTATCAGAGATATAGGAAACATGTCAGAGATTAATTTTACCCAACCGACTGATAATGTACAAACGCCAGATTTATATGCACCAATACATACCCCATCTCTAGCGGCATATACTTTAACAGATACAGATCTGTCTAGCATACAATTTACACCAAATGTGCCGTCATCTCCCATGCTGCCTACAGTAATAGAAACTAATGTACTCAGTACTCCAGCTTTAAAGCCGGCGCCGGCACCCGCCACGCCGACCACTAAATCTAGACCGAAAACAAGTAAAACTAAGTTCAATCTCCGAGAATACGATCCGAACAAGCACTGCGGCGTAGTCACCGCCGAGAACCCTAAGCCGTGCACGAGGTCACTCACATGCAAGGCGCACGCGCTCTCTCTCAGAAGAACGGTTGAGGGTCGCTCTAAGCCCTTCGACACGTTGTTGGCGGAGCACCGAGCGTCGCGGGACGCGGgcgcggccgcggcggcggcgcccgcGGTCGCGCCCGCTCCCCCAGCGCCCGCGCACCACGCTCCTGCGCCACCGCCGCTCGTGCCCCCGGCAGCCGTCCCCATCAATCTCCCACCGCTCCTAGTCAATAATGCGATAGACCTGGGCCCTTACAACGGTCTCACGCCCGAGCAGCAGGTCAACGATATTTATGCGAGTCTACTTAACGTGGACGATCCCAATTCGGTGCTACCGGACACGACGAGCATCACCTCTCTTCTAAGCCAGCCCCTCGGTGCGGAGCCATTCCTGATGCCTGACGATGCAGAAATTCCGCAAGACGTGCCCATACTTAGTATATCATCACCTTTGGAGCGAACACCGGTGCGAACCGACGATAAGGTGGAGGAGGGGCCCGTACCGCTGGTTCCGGCGGACGTGTGCTGGTACTCGTCGTGCCCGCGCCCGCTCGCGCTCTGCACGTTCAACGCGGCGCACGCGGGTGGCGCCATCACGTTAGGTAAAAAATTCGCGACGGTTCGGAGTAATATAAAGTCGTCGTTGTCGCGATCACAGTGCAAGTCGTCAGGTAGCGCGAACAATTACTACTACAATCAGAACGCAATGGCGTTAACGAAAAGTGTACATATGAACGCTAGTAAAACTAATAAGCCTGAAGTGCGTAAACTCATAGTGACGTGTAGTGGCGCGGGGGTGGGCGGCGCGAGCGGGCTGGGCGCGGGCAGCAAGGAGGTGCAGCAGACGCTGAGCGAGCTGTTCGGCGGCGCGGAGGTGCGCCACGCGCTCAACGGGCACGTGGAGCGGCGCGGC